The Tenuifilum thalassicum genome includes the window AATTGCTAACAAAATTAAATATAAAAATAAGTTTTTCTTTTCTAAAGAAATGTATCCAGATGTTTTTCCATCTCTATAACTTAAAAGACTCATTATGGTATATGTGATAAAACGTGATACAGCTGCACCAAAAATACCTATTACTGGAATTAGAATAATATTAGATAGTATTGTGGTACCAGATCCAATTAAACTGTATTTCAATCCATAAATTGTTTTATCAGATAACTTATACCAAAATGAAAGATTAAAAAATATACCATAAAAAACATTTGCGGCTAACATTATAGGAATAATATATAAAGACTCTCTGTAGTTTTTTCCAATAAAGTATTTTAAGATTGGCAGATTGAAGGTTATGGCAATTGAAATAACGATGGTAAATATTATAAAGTACTTAAATGATTTAGAAAATAATTCATTGTGATTATCAGATACAGCAGTTTTAAAAAAGAAAGGTTCAGCTGCAAAGCGGTACATCTGAATAAAAAGTACAAGTAGGACTGAAATTTTTATACAAGCACCATAGATGCCTAAATAGTAAAGGGAATCTAAATCTTTTGGTAGTAAATATTTTATAAATATTCTATCAAAAGCTTCATTTGTAGTACCAGCAATACCTGCTAAAAGTATTGGAAAAGAATACTTTATTAATTTTATTAGAAGTGATTTAGATAAATGTAATGTAGGTAACTTAGCATAAACAAACACTAATATAAGTACAACAATGTTTTGAATTAGATTAGCAACAAAAACGAAATAGAGTGGATTTATGTTTCCAATTAATTTGTTAATTACAGACGGATCAATGACCAAATAAAATAATATATTCAAAAGTACATTAATAGCTACACCTATAATTTTAATCATTGAAAAAATTATAGGTCTGTTTTGGCTTCTTAATTTAGCGAAAGGTATTGCGGTAATAGCATCAAGTGAAACTATAGCGGCAGCTGTTATTATATAAATTGGTAAATAATTAGTTCCAAGAAAATTGGATAAATTAGTAGAAAATATTGTAGAAAGGAAAAAGAATGTTAGGGATAATATTGAGATAAAATAAAATGAGTTAGAATAAACTTCATCTTTTTTATCGGTGTTCTTATTAATAAATCTGAAAAATCCAGTCTCTAAACCGAAAGTCAGTAAAATTAGTATAAAACTTATATATGCATAAAATTCTGTAATAATACCGTACTGGCGGGGATCAGTTAAAACATTGGTATGAATTGGTACAAGTAAATAATTTAATAGCCTAGGTACTACAGTACTAAGGCCATATATAATTGATTGTGAATAAAGTTGTTTTACAGATGACATTTTATTGTTAAAATGAAGTCAAAAGTATATTTTTTGATATTTTTGCACAAATAAAAAGTTCTATATTATGCATAAAAAGTTAATTTACGTAATTATTCCAGTATTTTTTGTATTTATTTCATGTTCAAATAAATATAACGATAATAACAGATATGTTAAAATATCAACCAGTAAAGGTGAAATAATAGTTAAACTTTATAATGAAACTCCGAAACATACAAATAACTTTATTAAACTTTCAGAAGAAAACTTTTTTGATGGTTTAATTTTCCATAGGGTTATCAAAGACTTTGTAATTCAAGGAGGTGATCCAGAAACAAGAAATGCAAAACCTAATGTTCTTTATGGTGAAAAGGATGCTGGATATTTACTGGAACCAGAAATTATTGATACTATAATTCATAAAAGAGGTGTAATTGCAATGGCTCGAGAAGGAGACGATGTGAACCCTAATAAATTATCATCTTCCTCACAATTTTATATAGTAGTAGGAAAAACTTATACTAATGATCAACTTGATGAACTTCAAAAAAATTTGAATAAAAAATTAAGAGATAAAATTGAAAAGAAACTTTATGACTCATTACTTACAGAAAGCAATATTTCAAATACTGATTACCTTACTAGCATTACAAAAAAAGTTAAATTATTAACAGATTCTATTTTTAATGCTAATAAAATCATATTCAGCGATAAACAAAGGAAAACTTACACTACAATAGGAGGAGTACCACATTTAGATGGTAATTATACAGTATTTGGCGAAGTTGTTGAGGGCTTTGATGTTGTTAAAAAAATTTCGGAAGTTGAAACCGATAACAACGATAGACCGTTGAAAGATATTAAATTTACAATTTTAGTTATTAAATAGATTTAAGGCAATGGATTTGAAAATTTCAGAAATTAGGGAAAGGTTTAATAATCTAAATCCTAAAAGTAGAGAGGATCTTGAAAAAATCAGAATTGAATTTCTTGGTCGTAATGGACATGTTACTAAACTTTTTGAAGAATTTAAATCGATACCTTCTGAACTTAAAAGGGAATTTGGTAAGGGTTTAAATACTTTAAAAACTGAAATTCAAAATAAAATACAGGAATGGAAGTCTGAAATTGAATCGAATTCAACTTCAAATGTAGATATAGACATTACTCTACAAGAATATCCTATATCATTTGGAAGCCGTCATCCAATATCATTAGTTAAAAATGAATTAATAGAAATATTCAAATATTTAGGATTTACTGTATACGAAGGTCCAGAAATTGAGGATGATTGGCATGTTTTTTCTGCACTTAATTTCCCTGAAGAACATCCAGCAAGAGACATGCAGGATACATTCTTTATTACTAAAGGACCAGATGTTCTTTTAAGAACACATACATCATCTGTGCAAGTTCGAAGCATGGAAAAAGAAGATTTACCTATTAGGGTTATTTGCCCTGGTAGAGTTTTCAGAAACGAAGCAATTTCTGCAAGGGCTCACTGTATATTCCACCAAATAGAGGGTCTTTACATCGATAAAAATGTTTCATTTGCTGATCTTAAGCAAACTCTTTTATACTTTGCAAAAGAGATGTTTGGTACTGATACTAAAATTCGTTTACGTCCTTCGTATTTTCCTTTTACTGAACCTTCTGCAGAAATGGATGTAAGCTGTAAATTATGTGGTGGTAAAGGTTGCTCTGTATGCAAATACACAGGTTGGTTAGAAGTTCTTGGTTGCGGTATGGTTGATCCTAATGTACTAGAACTTAATGGTATTGATAGTAAAAAATATTCTGGATTTGCTTTTGGCATGGGTATTGAACGAATAGCAATGCTTAAATATCAAGTGAAGGATCTTAGACTTTACTTTGAAAACGATGTTCGATTTCTTAACCAATTTAAGAACTGGTAACTATGAGTGAACAAAACGAATCCTGTATAAGTGCTAGCTTTCCTATATTCAAATCGTTAACAAAGGAAGAATTAGAACTTCTTAATTCAAACATTAAGTGTAATACGTATAGGAAAGGTGAAATTATATATAGGGAAAGTAGTAGAATTAATGGCATTTATTGTGTAAAGAAAGGAATACTAAAAATTTATAAAACCGGAATTGATTCTAAACCACAGATAGTTGCTTTTGCTATTAAAGGCGATATTACTGGATATAGATCTGTTTTGAGCAATGAAGTTGCTTGCACTACTGCAGAAATAATCGAAGAATCTGAAATTTGTTTTATTCCATCAAGTATAATTTTCTCATTAATTAAAAGTAATAACGATTTTGCTTTATCATTAATTCAACTTACCTGTAGAGAACTAGATCAAGCCAATATTTTTATAAAAGATATAGCTCAAAAGACAGTTAGACAGCGACTTGCTGAAATTTTATTAATGCTTCAGGATACATTTAAAACTGATGAAGAAGGTTTTATAGCAGTTCACCTAACACGCGAAGATATATCCAGTATAGTTGGTACAGCAACTGAATCAGTTATTAGAATTTTGAGCGAGTTTAAGAACGAAAACTTGATTTCTATTAAAGGTAAAAAGATCAAGATTAACGATTCTAAAAAGATGAAATTAATTTCGGATTCTATTTATTAGCTAAAAAAGTTTTCCTTGCTCAGGAAATTTTACTTTATTAAGATGCTTATAAGCTAAATCGGTTACTTCTCTTCCTCGAGGAGTTCTTTTTATAAAACCTTCCTTTATTAAGAAAGGTTCATAAACCTCCTCAATTGTACCTGCATCTTCGCCAACTGCAGTTGCAATAGTATTTAATCCTACGGGTCCACCATGAAATTTTTCAATTATTGTTAGTAAAATTTTATTGTCCATTTCATCGAGTCCTCTAGAATCGATTTTAAGAGCATTTAAGGCCTCTTTAGCTATTTCAATATCAATATAACCATTACCTAGGACTTGAGCAAAATCTCGTACTCTTCTGAGCAAAGCATTTGCAATTCTTGGGGTTCCCCTACTACGCAATGCAATTTCTTGTGCAGCATTATCTGCTATTTCAATATTCAAAATATTTGCAGAGCGCTTTATAATGTTTTTTAGAATATCTATGTTATAGTATTCTAACAAAAATTTAATTCCAAATCTAGCACGTAACGGACTTGTCAATAATCCACTTCTAGTAGTAGCACCAATAAGCGTAAAAGGATTTAATTCAATTTGTATAGAACGTGCGCTTGGTCCTTTGTCTATTATTATATCAATCTTGTAATCTTCCATTGCTGAGTATAAATACTCTTCAACAATTGGACTTAATCTATGGATTTCATCAATAAAAAGGATATCAAATGGTTCCAGGTTAGTAAGCAAGCCTGCTAAATCGCCAGGTTTTTCTAGAACAGGACCAGAAGTAGTTTTTATTGAAACGCCTAATTCATTTGCAATAATATTGGCAAGTGTAGTCTTTCCTAGTCCAGGAGGACCATGTAAAAGGACATGGTCAAGGGCTTCATTCCGTAATTTTGCTGCTTTTACGAAAATTTTCAAATTTTTTACAACATCTTCTTGACCGCTAAATTGCTCAAATTCAACAGGTCGTATATTATTCTCAAAATCTTTATCTATGTTTACCTTTTCATTCATTACTTAATGGCTATCATTCTTTCAATAGGTAACCTTGCTCTTTTAATAATATCTTCAGGTAATTCTATGGTAGGATATTCATACTTTAAGCTAAAATATAACTTTTTAAGATTTATCATTTTCATAAATGAACAATCATTACAACCGCAAGTTGAATCCTCGGGAGGTGCAGGAATAAAATTCTTACTTGGATTTTTAAGTTTCATTTGATGGATTACACCATATTCTGTTGCAACAATATATGACATTGAGTCATCATTAGCAGTATAATCAATCAGTTGGGAAGTTGAACCAATATAATCAGCTAATAGCAAGACAGTTTTTTGACATTCAGGGTGTGCTATAATTTTTGCATGAGGGTTCTCTTTTTTAAGCTGAACAAGTTTCTCAAGAGAGAATCTCTGGTGAACATGGCAAAAACCATCCCAAATGAGCATATTCTCACGCTTGAGCTTATTTTTAATATAATTTCCTAAATTTCTATCTGGAGCAAGTATTATTGGCTTATCTTCAGGAATCGACTTTATTACATTTACCGCATTCGAGGAAGTACAACAAATATCAGAAATGGTTTTAATATCTGCATTCGTATTTACATATGTTACAACAGTGTGGTCGGGATGTTTATCAACAAAATCTTTAAATTTGTCATATGGACATGAATCTGCAAGACTGCAACCGGCATTCATATCGGGTAATATAACTTTTGCATCGGGGACTAAAATCTTAGTAGTTTCACCCATAAACTTAACACCAGCAAAAACTATTAACTTATTACTGAGAGATTTTGCTTTTACAGCTAAAGCCAAGCTATCACCTACAAAGTCAGCTATATCTTGAATTTCTGGATTCTGATAGTAGTGGGCTAGTATAACGGCGTTCTTTTCTTTTCTAAGCCTATTTATTTCCTCAACCAAATCAATATCTGAATCAAGAGGCAAATCGATAAATCCTAACTTATCAACAGTTTCTTTATTTATCATATAAATTAAAAATTTTTAAAAAATTAAAATAAAAATGATGATAATAATATGCTGTTACTTAGTTCATAAATTTTACCAATAAGGTCTTGCAAAATTGGTTATTAAAAAGAAGAAAACAAATTATCAACAAGGTAATAATTTCAAAAAGATGTAAATCAGTGAAATATGAATTTTTTTAACAGCTGTTAATATCATAATTTGTTAAAAATTTATACTTTATCCATATGTTGAAAACAACCAAAAATGGGTTTGATAAATAATATAGAGAAAGCGAGTAAGTTTTTTGGTCATGATAAAAAAAGTGTTATATGGTGTTGGCATGATATGTGTCAAGCAATATGTGTTATAACTTATCAACAAAGATTTAACTCATTATCCACAAATAGCTAAACGTTATAAGAAAGCTTTTGTTTATTTTTGATGTTAAAAGTAACAGTATAATTATGAGGTATTTTCTAAAAGTGACGCTTGCTTTAGTGGCTGTTAGTCAGTTTTTTTGCATCAATGGTTTTGGGCATAACAGCGATACGCTAAAAGCGCAAAGGTATTTTATTGCTTTACCAGTTGCATTTTATGGCGAAGAAACAAGTTGGGGTGGAGGTATTTCTGGCGCTTATTATTTTAGGTGTAAGAATAGTAGAGTGTCATTAGTTCAAGGAACAGCGCTATATACTTTAAAAAATCAAGTAAGTCTATGGATATCGCCAAAAATATATACTAAGGATGAAACAGCTTTTTATTCGGGTCATATAAAAGCTAACCATTTTCCTAACAAGTTTTTTGGAATAGGTAGAAATACTGCAGATTCACTTGAAGAGAACTATACATCAAATGATTTTTCAGTTCTACTTGAGCGACAAAAAATTCTTTTTGGAAGAATTATGGTTGGAATGCAAGGGAATTTTAGCTACTACAGTACAGATGATTATAAGGCAACTGGAGCTCTTGCAACGAATATTTCTGGTGTAAAAGAAAAGATGAGAAATGGTTTAGGTGTAGTATTGACATGGGAAAATCGCGAAAATCAGTTTTATCCATTTATTGGAGAGTTTTATAAGGTATCGTTAATGGTTTACAGTAAGATTTTTGGTAGTGAGCTAAATTTTACGCAGCTAAAAATCGACTTAAGAAATTATTACAACATTTTTGACGAGCATGTTTTTGCACTACAATTTTTGGCAAATTTATCTTGGGGAAATGTACCATTTCAGCAAATGCCAATGCTTGGTGGTGCCGATGTGATGCGAGGGTACTATCAAGGTCGATACAGAGATAAAGCAATGGCATGTGTACAGGGAGAATACCGATTTCCAATATATAAGTGGTTGAAGGGAACATTTTTTGGAAGTGTTGGTGATGTAGCACCCTATTTTGACAAGTTAGATATAGCCAGGTCTAAGGTTGCATATGGAGGTGGGTTAAGAATACGTGTTAACCCTTTACGAGTAAACCTGCGTTTAGACGCGGCGTATAGCGATAGAAATGAATTTGCCTATTACTTTACTGTAACGGAAGCTTTCTAATAAAAAAGCTCACCTGTTAAAAGGTGAGCTTTTATTAGCGAATAAAAGGATTAACCTTTCATTATATTTTCAATTTCTTCAACAGTTACAGGAATACGCTTACCTATAATCTTACAACCATTATCGGTTATTAGTATATCATCTTCAATTCGGATACCACCAAAACCAATATACTCTTCTACCTTGTCAAAATTAATGAAGGATTCGTTTATCTTTTCCGACTTCCATTTTTCAATTAATGCAGGAATAAAATAGATTCCAGGTTCTACAGTAAGAACAAATCCTTTTTGTAAACGACGTCCAAGTCGGAGATAAGCTGTACCAAACTGGTCGGAGCGAGTAATTTCATCGTCGTAACCAACATAATCTTCGCCAAGACCTTCCATGTCGTGAACATCAAGCCCCATCATGTGACCTAGACCATGGGGGAAGAAAAGCGCGTGAGCGCCATTGGCAACAGCTTCGTCAGCATCGCCTTTCATTAATCCGAGAGCAGAAAGACCTTCAACTATAACTTTAGCCGAAGCCTTGTGTACGTCGAGATAAGGTATTCCAGGTTTAGAGATTTCAATTGCTTTATTATTGGCAGCAAGTACTATGTTGTAAATGGCTTTTTGGCGCTCTGTAAATTTACCATCAACAGGAATAGTACGAGTAAAATCAGATGCGTAATGGCTGGAATATTCAGCACCGCTATCGATAAGAAGAAGCCTTCCTGAAGTTAATATCTGAGAATGGTCGTGATTATGAAGAGTTTCACCATTTTGTGAAAGAATTATTGGGAATGAAGGCATGTAACCCTTGCTAATGGCAACTCCTTCAATAGCACCGGTAATGTCTTGTTCTGAAACGCCAGGCTTAGCCATTTTCATTGCGGTTACGTGCATTTCGTAACCAGCAGCACAAGCCTTTTCTATTTCAGCAATTTCAACATCCTCTTTAACTGAACGTAGATTAACTACAGCTTTAATAAGTTCAACTGATACATAGTTGTTAATCATTGATGGATGAATACCAAGAAGCTGTTCAAGTAATATCATACTTTCAGCTCGGTATGGAGGTAAGATATGAATCTTGCGTCCTTGTTTAATTGCTCTTGCTATGGTGGTTTGAAGCTCCTTAAATGGGTGGGTAGAAAGAATACCTACTTTTTCGCCAAGCTCTTTAAGAGTTGGTTGTGGTCCCATCCAAATAATATCGTCAATATCAAAATCGTTACCGTATAAGCAATCTTTTCCATCTTCAATATCAATAACACCTGCAAGTCCAGGAATATCAAGACCAAAAAAGTATAAAAAGTTGCTGTCTTGACGAAAACGATAGGTGTTTGATTTATAATTCATTGGGGATTCTGTATTACCTGGAATGAGAACTAACCCCGATTTAATCATTTTGCGTAGCTTTAACCTACGATTAACATAAACTTGCTTTTCAAACATGGTGTATATTTTTTAGTTTTCGTAAAAGTAATTCTGAAAATTTTTTTTAGCAAAATAAAAACATTTTATAGTGTTAAAGGTTCGATAACCATAGATTGATTGGAAATTAGATTTAATTTTAACGATAAATAATTGTACATAGGTTGAGTAATATGTTAAGACAATTCATTTTAAGGTATAAGAACTCTTTAATGTGGGCTTTGGTTATTCTAATACTTTGTGGAATGCCACCTAGCGGAATTCCCAAAATAAGAATACCTGGACTTGACAAGATTGTACATTTTGGATTATTTGCTGTTTTTTCGGTGCTAATAATTACAGAGCAAAATACACAGCGAAATCAACTTACAGTTAAAGGAAAGTATTTGTTAAGAGGATTTACCATTGCAGTGCTATATGGAGGGTTGATAGAACTTATGCAGTTATGGATTTTTATTGGAAGAGGAGCCGAATGGTACGATTTTATTGCCGATGCTATAGGCGCTGGAATTTCCACGCTAATGTATCCACTAATCAATAGAGTTTTAAAAGGATATCTGTAAAAAAGAAAAGGCGCCTTTTGGCGCCTTTTGAGTATTGGATTTTTACACTACTTAAGGGTAAGTTCTGTGTAACCAATCAAGTAACCATCCATGTAAAGAGTTATTTTATAAGTACCTTTAAGCAGTTCGCCATTATTATCGAAATAGATACACATATCAACATCTTGATTTTGATAGTCAACTTCACGTTTAGCGGAGAAAACAATTTGCTCTCCTTCAAATTCAAAAAGGTCTGTTTCCGATTTGGCAAGAACAAAATCATCGGGACCAACTATACGCATGTAAACAAATCTAGGTCCTGCTTTGGCTATTGCATTTTCATTTAAGGTAAAGCAAGCCCTAAACTTTCTTGTACGGCTTATTCTAGATGTTTCTTTACCTCTTCGATTAAGTGCGGTGGCAACAACATTACGAGCTTTTACAATTGAACCCTTTGCAACCTGACTATTTAGTTCTTCGGTGCGTTGTTCAAGCTCTTTAACTGTTTTTTTAGCAGTTGCTGCTTCTTCTTTTACTTTAATATTTTCGGCAATAAGCTGCTGGTTAAGGGTATTAAGCGAGTCAATTTCCCTAACCATATTTTTCATGATAGCCCTTAGTGTACCAAGTTCACGCTGATATTCCTTAATTTTTGCATAGCTAACACGCTTAAGATTTTGAAGTTCACTGTAAAGTTTTTGAGCTCGCTCCTTTTCCATTAAAAGTTTCTGATTCAATGAATCATTATCAGTTTCCAAGTCCTTATAATCATTCATAAGGTTAAGTAGATTGTTACTTAACGAATCCTTTTCGGCTAGGAGCATTTCTTCATTTTCTTTGGCTTCCTGTTTTTGTTGGTAGTAAACATAGGATAATCCAGCAATTACTACCAGAAGGATGATTATTAAAACAGAAAGAAACGATACTGCTTTAGATGATTTATTACTTTCCATATTTTGTTGTTTTAAAATTCGAAGTTAGTTAAATAGAATGAATATTTTGTGTAAGATTTTGGAAAACATCTTCTAAATTTAATCTTTTTTGCTGCATGGTAAGAATAACCAACCCATTGTCAACAGCAAATTTGAATATTCTTGGACGAATATCGGCTTTCGAGTCCGATGTTAGTATGAAAGAACTTTTATCGGTTTGTGTAGCAGAAACAACGCCATCAATATCTTTTATATTTTTCAAATCAACCGCTTTGTCGAACTCAACCAAAATATTCTGGGCCGATGAAGATGTAAGAGTTTTGATTTCAGATGTTGGCCCATCAGCAACAATGTTACCTTTATTTATGATGATAATTCTTCCACAGATTGCTTCAACTTCTTGCATAATATGAGTTGAAAGAATCACTGTTTTGTTTTCACCAACATTAGAAATTAGATTTCGGATTTCCACTATTTGGTTAGGGTCTAAGCCGCCAGTTGGTTCATCAAGGATTAATACAGAAGGATTGTGGATAAGAGCTTGGGCAAGACCAACACGTTGCCTATACCCTTTTGATAAGCTTCCAATTTTTTTGTTTTGCTCATGTCCAATCCCTGTAATATCAATTACTTCTAATACGCGCTTTTTAGCATTTTCCAGTTTATAAATGCTGGCAACCCAAAGCAGGTATTCTTTAACATACATATCGGTATAAAGGGGGTTGTGCTCGGGAAGATATCCAATATCGCGTCGGTAGTCGTAGTTAGGTGAAAGAATATTTACATCATTAACAAAAGCAGAACCAGAATCAGGTGTAAGATACCCCGTAATAATTTTCATTAAAGTTGATTTACCAGCGCCATTGGGGCCAAGTAGTCCCACTACCCCACCCTTCGGTATTGTAAAACTTACGTTGTTGAGCGCTACTTGATGACCAAAGCGTTTTGTTATGCCGTTAATTTCAATTGACATTCCCTTATATTCCTTTAATTTATGCAAACATAGTAAATTTGAATAAATGAATAGTTGTTAATAAGTTGTAAAATGTAGAACTTAGCATGGTATTTGATTTAACGAAATTGTTAAGAAAAAAGTATATACTATGAATAAGATGAAAATAATGATTCTTGCTTTGCTTACTGGAACAGCAGCAAAAGCACAAACCCCATCCGATGCGGTTAATGAGTTTGCCTTTGATTTATATAGGAACCTCAAAACAACAGAAAGTCAAAACTTAGTTTTTTCCCCTTTTAGTATATCACCAGCATTTGGAATGGTAAGTTTAGGTGCCAATGGTGAAACGCTTAATCAGTTTAATTCAACGTTTCATTTTAAAACTGGTAAGGAATTTCATAAAGGTTTGGGAAATCTTCAAAGGGAAGTATTGAAGTCGGCTAACGATTCTGTAACCATTAACATTACTAATAGGGTCTGGATTGAAAATAGCTATAGAGTTCGACGTAAGTTTCGTTGTAATCTTAAGCGAACTTATGGCGCTAAATTTGCCAAAGCAGATTTCGTAACAAATCCTGAAAATTCAAGATTGCAGATTAATAAAGCAATAGAAGAAGATACTCACGAATATATTAAAAATCTTTTACCTGATGGTAGTATCAGTAACCTCACACGTTTAGTGCTGACCAATGCCATTTATTTTAAGGGTAAATGGGATGAGCCATTTGATCCAAAAAAAACTAAGGAAAGAGATTTTTTTCTTGAAAAGGATGATAAAGTTAAGCATTCATTTATGAATGCCGATAAAACATTTGGATATTATAAAGGGAAAAACTTTGCTGCATTAGAAATGGATTATAAAGGTGGTGAGCTATCTATGATTATTATTTTGCCCGATGAGTCGCTATCGTTGGAAAAGTTTGAAAACGATTTTAATTTAAAAACTTACAATGAGATAGTTGAGAATATTAAACCGCAAAAAACATTGGTTTTTATTCCAAAGTTTAGCATTGAGAGCGGTTTTACCATGAAAAAGACATTGTATTCAATGGGTATGAGCATACCATTTAGCGATGATGCAGATTTTTCTGGTATTTCGGGTAAAAAAGATTTAAAAATCTCAAATGCTTTTCATAAAGCATTTATTGAGGTATCGGAAGAAGGAACAACTGCAGCAGCAGCAACTGCTGTTGTGGTTGCTATGAAATCGATGCCTAACTTTAACGTATTTGATGCTAACAGACCATTCATTTATATACTCCGGCATAAACCAACAAATACCATAATGTTTATGGGTAAATTGGTTTCGCCCAAGTAACTTATCATAAATAAATTAAGCAAAAGGCTGCTCTATTAATTAGGCAGCCTTTTTTGTATCACCATTAATGCTTATAATACCTACTATTTATTTGTTTGTTGGTTACAGTTCAAGTTCAAAAATTTTATCGCTAATTGCCTTAATCTGATTATTAATCTGTTGTGAAAGATTATTGTATTCGTCGTTAGTAATCTCTTTTGAATCAATCAGTTTAATAGCAACCTCTAACTCATCAAGTTGTTTTATTAGCTTATCTATTTCAAGTTTTTTGCTAATGTTTAAACTATCATCTTTTAAAGCTCTGTTTACTTTAAAGCTGAATATAGAATGAAAAATAGCTGCTTGTCGGGCTACAGAATCGGAGCGTTCGAATAGTTTTTCGAAATTATTTGAATCCATAACCACAGGTTGTTTTATCTGTTTAGAACAAAGTTCAGGACGGAGCTTACAAACTAATTGGTGCTTGGACTCAACCTGTCGATTAATGTTTATGAGCTTATCGTTGAGTTGTTTAACAATGGGTAGTTCCTTCCCTGTTAAGTCAACTTTTATGAAATCGTTAAGGTTTTTAACGTCGCGTTCTATTTCGGCAATTTTCCCATAAAGGTATTTCGCACTTTCAAGATTCTGATTATTGGGATATAAGGTATTGAAATTATCCTTCATAAGTTGAATGGTTTCTAACTTTTGGAATATCCATGGTTGTAGCACCTGAACAAGACTATCAAACTTTTGAAGTTCGAGGTTGAGGTAATATTTATCGAGCTTAGCATTGAAATCGGTAATAGCGTTTAGCGCTTGCTCGCGGCATAGACCACACGATGTTGAACGGGTAAGCCTTAAAAGGCTATCAATAACCGATTTGTTTTTCTCGTTGGCTTCTGTATTTCTTAGCTTTTCAATTTCTGGTTCAAACTGAATTTTGAAGAGTTTCTCCTCCAGAATTTGTATATGGTTCTGAATAATTTTCCCTTCAAGGTTTTGCTGCATCAATTCTGGTTTAAAAACATTTGAAAAT containing:
- a CDS encoding BamA/TamA family outer membrane protein; translation: MRYFLKVTLALVAVSQFFCINGFGHNSDTLKAQRYFIALPVAFYGEETSWGGGISGAYYFRCKNSRVSLVQGTALYTLKNQVSLWISPKIYTKDETAFYSGHIKANHFPNKFFGIGRNTADSLEENYTSNDFSVLLERQKILFGRIMVGMQGNFSYYSTDDYKATGALATNISGVKEKMRNGLGVVLTWENRENQFYPFIGEFYKVSLMVYSKIFGSELNFTQLKIDLRNYYNIFDEHVFALQFLANLSWGNVPFQQMPMLGGADVMRGYYQGRYRDKAMACVQGEYRFPIYKWLKGTFFGSVGDVAPYFDKLDIARSKVAYGGGLRIRVNPLRVNLRLDAAYSDRNEFAYYFTVTEAF
- a CDS encoding aminopeptidase P family protein yields the protein MFEKQVYVNRRLKLRKMIKSGLVLIPGNTESPMNYKSNTYRFRQDSNFLYFFGLDIPGLAGVIDIEDGKDCLYGNDFDIDDIIWMGPQPTLKELGEKVGILSTHPFKELQTTIARAIKQGRKIHILPPYRAESMILLEQLLGIHPSMINNYVSVELIKAVVNLRSVKEDVEIAEIEKACAAGYEMHVTAMKMAKPGVSEQDITGAIEGVAISKGYMPSFPIILSQNGETLHNHDHSQILTSGRLLLIDSGAEYSSHYASDFTRTIPVDGKFTERQKAIYNIVLAANNKAIEISKPGIPYLDVHKASAKVIVEGLSALGLMKGDADEAVANGAHALFFPHGLGHMMGLDVHDMEGLGEDYVGYDDEITRSDQFGTAYLRLGRRLQKGFVLTVEPGIYFIPALIEKWKSEKINESFINFDKVEEYIGFGGIRIEDDILITDNGCKIIGKRIPVTVEEIENIMKG
- a CDS encoding VanZ family protein, yielding MLRQFILRYKNSLMWALVILILCGMPPSGIPKIRIPGLDKIVHFGLFAVFSVLIITEQNTQRNQLTVKGKYLLRGFTIAVLYGGLIELMQLWIFIGRGAEWYDFIADAIGAGISTLMYPLINRVLKGYL
- the gldA gene encoding gliding motility-associated ABC transporter ATP-binding subunit GldA codes for the protein MHKLKEYKGMSIEINGITKRFGHQVALNNVSFTIPKGGVVGLLGPNGAGKSTLMKIITGYLTPDSGSAFVNDVNILSPNYDYRRDIGYLPEHNPLYTDMYVKEYLLWVASIYKLENAKKRVLEVIDITGIGHEQNKKIGSLSKGYRQRVGLAQALIHNPSVLILDEPTGGLDPNQIVEIRNLISNVGENKTVILSTHIMQEVEAICGRIIIINKGNIVADGPTSEIKTLTSSSAQNILVEFDKAVDLKNIKDIDGVVSATQTDKSSFILTSDSKADIRPRIFKFAVDNGLVILTMQQKRLNLEDVFQNLTQNIHSI
- a CDS encoding serpin family protein, yielding MNKMKIMILALLTGTAAKAQTPSDAVNEFAFDLYRNLKTTESQNLVFSPFSISPAFGMVSLGANGETLNQFNSTFHFKTGKEFHKGLGNLQREVLKSANDSVTINITNRVWIENSYRVRRKFRCNLKRTYGAKFAKADFVTNPENSRLQINKAIEEDTHEYIKNLLPDGSISNLTRLVLTNAIYFKGKWDEPFDPKKTKERDFFLEKDDKVKHSFMNADKTFGYYKGKNFAALEMDYKGGELSMIIILPDESLSLEKFENDFNLKTYNEIVENIKPQKTLVFIPKFSIESGFTMKKTLYSMGMSIPFSDDADFSGISGKKDLKISNAFHKAFIEVSEEGTTAAAATAVVVAMKSMPNFNVFDANRPFIYILRHKPTNTIMFMGKLVSPK